From one Flavobacterium sp. N502536 genomic stretch:
- a CDS encoding mechanosensitive ion channel family protein, translating into MFSFKEYSEEILTTVILLFILVVLRIIVAKLIRRYASTSQLLEHRTNLVIKYIHLLMNILVLISLIVIWGVETKDIFITVSSIATVIGVAMFAQWSILSNITSGMILFFSFPFRIGDTIKIHDKDFPIEAEIEDISAFHVNLKTKDGEKIIFPNNLLLQKGISIMPVQYEEKEFFD; encoded by the coding sequence ATGTTTTCTTTTAAAGAATATAGCGAGGAAATCTTAACCACCGTAATTCTACTTTTTATTCTTGTAGTCTTGCGCATTATCGTTGCGAAACTAATTCGCCGTTATGCCAGCACAAGTCAGTTATTAGAACATCGGACCAATTTGGTCATCAAGTACATTCATTTACTTATGAACATACTGGTTCTGATTAGCTTAATTGTAATTTGGGGTGTTGAAACCAAAGATATTTTCATAACCGTTTCTTCTATTGCTACAGTTATTGGAGTGGCTATGTTTGCGCAATGGTCCATTCTGAGCAATATAACTTCAGGAATGATTTTGTTTTTCTCCTTTCCTTTCCGAATTGGAGATACCATCAAAATTCACGATAAAGACTTTCCGATCGAAGCCGAAATTGAGGATATAAGCGCCTTTCATGTTAATCTGAAAACAAAAGACGGTGAAAAAATTATTTTTCCAAATAACTTATTGCTGCAAAAAGGGATCTCTATCATGCCGGTACAATACGAAGAAAAAGAGTTCTTTGATTAA
- a CDS encoding Maf-like protein, with translation MLKEKLKKYTLILASGSPRRQQFFKDLDLDFEIRLKDIEEIYPPELKAVEITDYLAKLKANAFEGELNENEILVTSDTIVWHQNKALGKPKDAEEAFKMIRSLSNTTHEVITSVCFKTNHSSTLLNDITKVTFNDLSDEAILYYIQNYKPYDKAGAYGIQEWFGFMAVAKVEGSYTNVMGLPTAKVYEYLSTLV, from the coding sequence ATGCTTAAAGAAAAACTAAAAAAATATACTTTAATACTGGCCTCCGGATCGCCTCGCAGGCAACAGTTTTTTAAGGACCTCGATCTTGACTTCGAAATTAGGTTAAAAGACATTGAGGAGATCTACCCACCTGAATTAAAAGCAGTCGAAATAACCGATTATCTGGCAAAACTAAAAGCCAATGCATTTGAGGGCGAACTTAACGAAAATGAAATTTTAGTAACCAGCGATACTATTGTATGGCATCAGAATAAAGCATTAGGCAAACCAAAAGATGCTGAAGAAGCCTTTAAAATGATCCGATCGCTATCCAATACAACCCATGAAGTAATAACATCGGTTTGCTTTAAAACAAACCATTCTTCAACGCTATTGAACGATATTACAAAGGTTACTTTCAATGATTTATCTGATGAGGCTATTTTGTATTACATCCAAAATTACAAACCTTATGACAAAGCCGGAGCTTATGGTATTCAGGAATGGTTTGGTTTTATGGCAGTTGCAAAAGTAGAAGGCTCTTATACCAATGTTATGGGATTGCCGACCGCAAAAGTTTATGAATATTTGAGTACTTTAGTGTAA
- a CDS encoding geranylgeranylglycerol-phosphate geranylgeranyltransferase, producing MKFLKLIRYKNLLMLAFMQVLFRYAFLKQQNIPLALADWQYGLLVLSTVLLAAAGYVINNIYDVATDSINKPNDVVIGKGISETTAYNIYIGLNITGVAIGFLLSNIIFRPMFASFFILIASLLYFYATTLKQIMILGNFVVALLLSASVLIIGVFDLFPATTSENQAQMASMFSILTDYALFAFMINFIREIVKDIEDVNGDYNQGMNTLPIAIGISRASKIALGFAIVPFISCLLYINTYFVENKLFIATFYAFAFVLAPLLYFIVKIFGAKHPKEFHHLSRILKLILFFGILSILVITLNIKYNA from the coding sequence ATGAAATTCCTCAAACTCATTCGATACAAAAACCTACTGATGCTTGCTTTTATGCAGGTATTATTTCGTTATGCTTTCTTAAAACAACAAAACATCCCTTTAGCTTTGGCCGACTGGCAATATGGACTATTGGTTTTAAGTACCGTTTTACTGGCTGCAGCGGGTTATGTCATCAATAATATATATGATGTTGCGACCGACAGCATCAACAAGCCCAATGATGTTGTAATTGGTAAAGGAATTTCTGAAACCACCGCCTACAACATTTATATCGGACTAAACATTACTGGTGTTGCTATTGGATTCCTATTGTCTAATATCATTTTTAGGCCCATGTTTGCTTCGTTCTTTATTTTGATTGCCTCGCTTCTTTATTTTTATGCGACCACTTTAAAGCAAATTATGATACTGGGGAATTTTGTTGTCGCGTTACTGCTTTCTGCAAGTGTATTGATTATCGGGGTTTTCGACCTCTTTCCTGCCACAACTTCTGAAAATCAGGCACAGATGGCGAGTATGTTCTCGATTTTAACCGATTATGCTTTATTTGCCTTTATGATCAATTTTATTCGAGAAATAGTCAAAGACATTGAAGATGTGAATGGTGATTACAATCAGGGAATGAATACCCTTCCTATTGCAATCGGAATTAGCAGAGCGTCAAAAATAGCGTTAGGTTTTGCCATCGTTCCTTTTATCTCCTGTCTGCTTTACATCAATACCTATTTTGTCGAAAATAAGCTCTTTATTGCTACTTTTTATGCTTTTGCCTTTGTTTTAGCGCCTCTGCTCTACTTTATTGTAAAAATATTTGGTGCAAAACATCCAAAAGAATTTCATCATTTAAGCCGCATTTTAAAACTCATTTTATTCTTCGGAATTTTATCGATTCTCGTTATCACCCTAAATATCAAGTATAATGCTTAA
- a CDS encoding KdsC family phosphatase — MAKNYKEIMNDITTFVFDVDGVLTDSSVFVTNEGEILRTMNIRDGYAMKAAVESGYNVCIISGGSNEGVRVRLRNLGITDIHLGTPDKVETFKEYTDTYNIKPEQVLYMGDDIPDFHVMKLVGLPTCPQDASPEIKNICRYISHVNGGKGAARDVIEQVMKVQGKWMEHFSGKHD, encoded by the coding sequence ATGGCAAAAAATTATAAAGAAATAATGAATGACATCACAACGTTTGTTTTTGATGTTGATGGCGTACTTACAGACAGTTCGGTTTTTGTAACCAATGAAGGAGAGATCCTGCGTACGATGAATATTCGTGATGGTTATGCAATGAAAGCGGCAGTTGAAAGCGGCTATAATGTTTGCATTATTTCAGGCGGAAGCAATGAAGGAGTCCGTGTTCGTTTGCGTAATTTAGGAATTACAGACATTCATTTAGGAACTCCTGATAAAGTAGAAACTTTTAAAGAATACACCGATACTTACAACATCAAACCGGAGCAGGTTTTGTATATGGGTGACGACATACCGGATTTTCACGTAATGAAATTAGTAGGTTTGCCAACCTGTCCGCAAGATGCCAGCCCGGAGATCAAAAACATTTGCCGTTACATCTCACATGTAAATGGAGGAAAAGGCGCTGCCCGTGATGTAATCGAACAAGTAATGAAAGTTCAGGGAAAATGGATGGAACATTTTAGCGGGAAACACGATTAA
- a CDS encoding Rossmann-like and DUF2520 domain-containing protein, protein MIRISIIGSGNVAQHLIKAFSKSEAVEIVQVFSRKKEALASLVSFEKIVNDFDSLLEADLYIIAVSDNAISEVSKQLPFQNRVIVHTSGAASLDVLDAKNRKGVFYPLQTFSKNKEVDFSTIPMCLEAENTFDYRVLESVAKSISQAVYPINSGQRKALHVAAVFVNNFTNHLYQIGQEICKEHQVPFEVLKPLIQETAQKINTLAPADAQTGPAKRKDSTTIEAHLEYLTHENQKNIYKILTQSIQHNGKKL, encoded by the coding sequence ATGATTCGAATTTCAATAATTGGTTCCGGAAATGTTGCCCAACATTTGATAAAAGCTTTCTCTAAAAGCGAAGCGGTAGAAATTGTGCAGGTGTTTTCCAGAAAAAAAGAAGCTCTTGCTTCTTTAGTTAGTTTTGAAAAAATTGTAAATGATTTTGACTCCCTCCTTGAAGCTGATCTCTATATCATTGCTGTTTCTGACAATGCGATTTCAGAGGTTTCAAAACAACTGCCTTTTCAAAACCGAGTTATAGTTCACACCTCAGGCGCAGCTTCGCTTGATGTTTTGGATGCTAAAAACAGAAAAGGTGTTTTTTATCCGCTTCAAACATTTTCAAAAAATAAGGAAGTTGATTTCTCCACCATTCCAATGTGTCTGGAGGCCGAAAACACCTTTGATTATCGCGTTCTAGAAAGTGTTGCCAAAAGCATTTCGCAAGCCGTTTATCCCATAAATTCCGGCCAAAGAAAAGCATTGCATGTTGCAGCCGTTTTTGTGAATAATTTCACCAATCATCTTTATCAAATCGGACAGGAGATTTGCAAAGAGCATCAGGTGCCCTTTGAAGTTTTAAAACCTTTAATTCAGGAAACTGCTCAAAAAATAAATACTTTAGCCCCGGCGGATGCACAAACGGGACCTGCAAAACGCAAAGATTCTACCACAATTGAAGCGCATTTGGAGTATTTAACCCATGAAAATCAAAAGAATATTTATAAAATACTAACACAATCTATACAGCATAATGGCAAAAAATTATAA